The genomic segment AAGACCCAGAGCTCAGGTTGACACCCGTGGTAGATTCCGAATGTTGCAGACGTGGAAAGAAGGTTCCTCCGACCACCCAGGAATAGTTCAAAGACGTAGGGATGCGAGCTTTGAGCCCCACACCCAGTCCCGATGTTTTAAGCCGGGCACGAGACGTGTTGTCGCTAGGCACATTCATCTTGCTTTCATTGAATAGGACTGAAAATTCGACGGAGCTTGATTTACGAGAAACACCAAAGAACTTTCTGAAGTTAAAACCCAAATCCAAATATTCGTATTTGGCAGGGATTCTTGAGCTATCCACAATTGAATCCACATCCGCCGCCAAGGAAAACATAATTTGTCCACTCACACCAATTCGGGGAGTGAACCACACATTAGTTTTCAGTTTCAGCGCATTGAAGAAGCTTTGATAATCACGGAACGAGTAATTTGACTGAGAGTCGTTGTACACGACAACAGGTGTGACATCCAACTCCACTTTATTGTTACGAATGTCATCAGGATGAATTTGCTCGCGATAAAAATCATAGATACGGTCCGCACGGCTCGAAAACAGGCTTTCTGCGTGTTCAGACAAGGTGGGCTCCTGGACGTCTGCCTCTACAGGCAGTTCCTTAACAGGAATAGCTGGGTGAGCCGAAGCAGGACTAGACGTTCCCCCTAGCGGAGCCGTCAATAAAGCTGCCTTTTCCTGGGCTGCTTTTGCCTCTGCCAGCTTCTTTTCTTCCTCTTTGCGTGCGGCTTCAGCCTTTGCCTGCTGAGCGGCCTCTTCCGCTTTTCTTTCAGCTTCCAATTCACTTTCTTTCAGAGTTCTGACCTTAATGCCATCAGAATCTGTCACTACGGGCGCAGCTTCCGCCTCGGAAGCTGGTTTGCGCGAAGTTTTTTTGCGAACCTCATAACGTCCAGAAGCAAAACCTTCAAGACCTGTCTGCGCATGAGAAATTTCCGCAGAAGCGAGGAAGGAAATAATAGTGACGATTGAAACGAAGATTTTCATAGGAAATTATTCGGCTCTCGGTCCGAATTACTTGACGTCAAATTGACGAGTTTTCAGAGGCAGTGCAGAATAAATTTATGAAATCATTTCTTCTTTGCTTTCTCTGCATCACGTCCTGTTTCATTTTCGTATTTTCGACGGCGCATGGCCAGACCATTGCCCAGAACACGTTTCTCAGCACCGTCGATCAGGACCTAGCAATCAAGTCCATCGTTTTGGTACCCACGATCGACAACGTCAGCGGAATTTATTCGCGGCCCGTGGAAGAAGAACTAAGAAAAATTCTGAACGAAGACAAACAGTGGTCTTTGGCAAACTATCCTGCCGATCTTAAATTGAATGCAGCCCTTTTGGACGAGCGCCCCCAGGATGTCCAAAAAATTTTAGAAGCTGCGAAAAGTGAAGCGGCACTGACTTCAAAAATCATTCGCGGCCCTCGCGGCATCACAATCACCTTAACACTTTTTGTGGGACGCGAAGGGTTACCGCTATTGCAAGAGTCCTTGAATGATTACAAAGGGTTTGAAACCGCCGAAATTAAAAATGAAGTCCGAAAGCTTTTCGAAAACTTGAAATACAGAATGCCTTTTCGTTCGACGATTCTAAGTCGTCGGGGTCAGCAAGTGACTTTAAATTTGGGAAGTGCTTACGGCTTAAAGCCGGAAAGCCGGGTTTCAGTTGTACAGATCATCAAGGTCAATCGTCATCCGAAATTAAAGTTCATGGTCAGTACAGAAAAGGAAGTCTTAGGCCGCGTGAAACTTTTCAAAGTGGAACCTTACTTAAGCTTTGGTTATGTTGAAATGGAAAAAGAACCCGGCGTCATCGCCGTGGGTTCGAAAGTGATGCCGGATGAATTTGTAAAGTATTCTGTTCCGGTCACGACCCCATCAGGAAAAGTTTTGCAAGACATCTCGACCCGTCCTGATAAGGAAGTCGCCTTCGGCGAAGATCCGCAGGAATGGTTGCCAACTATGCCACCTCAGTTCGGAAAAATTGAACTGCTAGCTGGCTTTTCCAGCTACACCCAAAACAGCAATCTACAAACCGCAGGGTCGATCAGCGGCAGCAACAATCTTGCGCCTAATATTCTGGTTCGCGGAGAAATCTGGCTGAATCCTGAGTGGTACGTCGGCGTTCTTCTCAGACAATCGGTCTTTTCGATTGATAACAAATTGAGCGGCTCTTCGCCGGGCAGTCTGAATATGTCCATGGGTCAATACGGCGTAAATCTAGGATACAATTTTCTTTTAACCAGTGACTTCTTCGGTCCGAAGCTGCAAATCGCCGGCGGCTATACCAACACTAATTTTAGCGTCGACGACAGCACCCCGACGGCATTCACAACAATGAAATACGGCGGCTTCGCTTTCAGCGTGGCCGGACAATTCCCGCTATCCGAAGAAATCCCCGTCGATATCGGCGGTAAATTAGATTTCTATCTAAACCCGTCATTAAGCGAAAGCAAATCCAGCGGCGCTTCTTCGGACAACAAAATTAACAGCTTCAGCTTCTTCGTAGACTATAAACTTAAAACAAGATTCAAAATCAGAGGCGAACTTCTTCTAGAAAACTACACCTCAGACTTCAGCGGCACCGGCCAAAGAACAGACCCAGCCACAAGCACCAGCCACAAAATGACAACCCTCATGAGCGGAGTCCAATATCTGTTTTAATAGAAGCACCAGATCCAAAAATAAAAAAGCCCGGGAATAATCCCAGGCTTTCGAAAAAGAACGAAGATGTTCGGCAAGCCGATTACATCATGTCGCCCATTCCACCCATACCGCCCATGCCAGGAGCACCAGCAGGCATTGGAGCATCTTTCTTAGGTGCTTCAGCGATCATTGTTTCAGTCGTAAGCATCAAAGAAGCTACAGAAGCAGCGTTGGTCAATGCACAACGAACAACTTTAACTGGATCGATAACACCGTCTTTGATTAGGTCAGTGTATTCGTCAGAGTAAGCGTTGAATCCCCAAGTAGCAGATTTGTTTTGAAGGATACGATCCAAAACGATCGCGCCATCAAGACCTGCGTTTGCAGAGATTTGACGAATTGGCTCTTCACAAGCACGTTTGATGATCGTCGCACCGAAAGACTCTTCTTCAGAGAATTTAGTTTTATCAACTTTTTGAGAAGCACGAAGCAAAGCAGTACCACCACCAGCTACGATACCTTCTTCAACCGCAGCACGAGTCGCGTTCAAAGCGTCTTCTACGCGATGTTTTTTCTCTTTCATCTCGACTTCAGAAGGAGCACCAACGTGGATAACAGCTACGCCGCCAGCCAATTTAGCCAAACGCTCTTTCAATTTTTCTTTATCGTAGTCAGATGAAGTTTCGTCGATTTGCGATTTGATTGTAGCAACGCGAGCTTGGATGTCGGCTTTTTTGCCAGAACCATCGATGATTGTCGTGTTGTCTTTGTCGACAACGATACGTTTCGCGATACCTAGGTCAGCGACAGTCGCTTGCTCTAGTTTGCGGCCGATATCTTCAGAGATCACTTTCGCGCCAGTCAAGATAGCGATGTCTTCAAGCATAGCTTTACGGCGGTCACCGAAGCCAGGAGCTTTAACCGCAGCAATGTGCAGAGTGCCACGAAGTTTGTTCACAACTAGAGTTGCAAGTGCTTCACCTTCAACGTCTTCAGCGATGATCAACAATTGACGACCTTGCTTAGCAACGCCTTCAAGGATGCCGATCATATCTTTCATTGAAGAAATCTTTTTGTCGTAGACAAGAACGTAAGCGTTCTCAAGAACCGCTTCCATTCTTTCAGCGTTAGTTACGAAGTATGGAGAAAGGTAACCACGGTCGAATTGCATACCTTCTACAACTGTTACTTCTGTTTTCGCAGTTTTAGATTCTTCGATAGTGATAACGCCTTCTTTGCCAACTTTGTCCATAGCGTCTGCAAGCATTTGACCGATTTCTTTATCGTTATTTGCAGAGATAGAACCAACTTGAGCAACTTCGTTAGAACCTTTTACAGGTTTCGCCATTGATTTCAACTCGTCGATAACAGTCGCTACCGCTTTGTCGATACCACGCTTGATAGACATTGGGTTGTGACCTGCAGAAACAAGTTTAGCACCTTCGCGATAGATCGCTTGCGCTAGAACAGTTGCAGTTGTTGTACCATCACCGGCTTCGTCATTGGTTTTAGAAGCAACTTCTTTAACCATCTGAGCGCCCATGTTTTCGAATTTGTTTTCCAATTCGATTTCTTTGGCAACGGTCACACCGTCTTTAGTGATAAGAGGAGAACCGAAAGATTTGTCGATAACTACGTTACGACCTTTAGGTCCCAAAGTTACTTTTACTGCGTTCGCAAGAGTGTTCACACCTTTCAAGATGTGCGCGCGAGCGTCTTCTGAGAATGTTATTACTTTAGACATGGTTTACTCCGTTTTATTATTTAATTGAATTAGTTGAATACGCCCAAGATGTCTTCTTCGCGCATCATTAGGTATTCGTCGCCCTCAAGTTTCAACTCTGTGCCTGCGTATTTTCCGAAAAGCACTTTGTCGCCAACTTTCACTTCAAGAGGAAGTACCTTTCCGTCTTCAGTGATACGGCCTTTGCCAGTAGCGATGATTTCGCCACGTTGTGGTTTTTCTTTTGCTGTATCTGGGATGAAAAGTCCGCCAGCGGTTTTTTCTTCTTCCGCCATTCTGCGAACTAGAATTCTGTCATGAAGTGGACGAACGCCAATTTCGTTCTTAGCCATGTATGCCTCCGTTATGATTGTAACAACGAAGGTAATATGAATCTGCTGGGGTAGGAGTCAAGGTCAGGTGCCCAATTTTTCTTATGACGCACCTGTTAATTTCAGAAATTTCAGGAACTTATAAATCAGGAAAGTTATTTGGGTTCTTTACCAATATTATTTGCGCTGACAGGCAAATCTGACGCCTGGGCCCCAAACACGGAGTTTGCGTAAGCCGTCATAAGCTCTGCCACCTCTTCGGGGGTCAACTTGCCAGCCACTTCGTTAAAAGCCGCCTTTTTGTCCTGAACTTTTGTAAGGTAACCTACGAAATAATCTGTCACGGAAAGGTCTTTGGCCACTTCAAGATCGTATTGTTCTTCACGCAGACGACGCTCTAATTTCTCAACACTCATATCCGTTGTCGAGACCGCCTCTACCGCCGCTTTATTATTAAGATTGGGGTCCGTTCCCTGCGCCACCGCTCGCGAAGCCTTTTTTAGATCGATCTGAGCCTTTAAGCTCATAACGTCGGCCTGAGCCAGTTGCACACGCTCGTTTTTCCATTCGCGGTAGCTCTTCACCTCGGCGCCTGCCTTCATCGCAAAAGCGGTCATAGACCAAAAAGCAAGAAGAGGTAAAATTTTAAGAAAGCTCATCGGCTCCTCCAACGGACGTCCCTATTTCCGAAGGAGTCTTATTACAAGGGTTGTGCCCTTGGGAAACATGTCTCATCTGCAATAAAAACGACTTGAGCCCCTTTTGGGGCCCAAATGTGTTACTTTGAGACGAATTTGGCTTTACAGCGAACGCTTTCGCTAGATGCTAGTGGCTGTGCTCGGCATGCGGCGCCTGGGATGGCTCTGCTGTCTTTTGGGCTTTGCACTTGTCACAAGTGGCTCCGGATCTGCCATGCGTGTGATGACTATCTTTCTTTGCCTCTTCAATACTGGCGGGGACACGGGTCTGCAAAGTCGATTCTGCTTTAAAAGCGACCTGCCCAGACTCTAAGTCATAAAGGGAAGAAACGATGCGAAGATCACCGCTTTCAACTTTTTTGCGAATCAGTTCTGAGCGCGTAAGAAGATCTTTCGCAACACCTTCTGTGTTCGCCCAAGACTCTGTTGCAAAATTCTTACTGGGAGTTTTGCCTTTGAATTGAGAGATCCGCGGATGAATGTCCTTCACCAAATTATCCAAAGCGGGTGTTCCCAAACTAGAACCATCCAATGAACTGTGCGCAGCTTTTACGGCACCACACGATGTGTGCCCCATCACTACCAAAAGTTTTGAACCCAGGTGTTCGACGGCGTACTCAATACTTCCAATCGCGTTATCTCCAAGGGCTTCACCGGCCGTTCTAACGACAAAGATTTCCCCTAATTTCTGATCAAACACCACTTCAGGCGGAACACGCGAGTCACTACAACTGAGCACGATCGCATGCGGCTGCTGACCCGTGCTTAAGCGGTGAACATCATTTTGCGATTGCCCATCCTTGCGAAGTTTAGAATTTGTAAAGCGGGCATTGCCATTCTGAAGCCAACGTAAAGACGTATCGGCATCGACACTTTTTACGGCGTGATCGTTCGCAAGCACAGTAGCCGAAGCCAATATAGTTACCAAAAAAGTTAAAACAGATTTCATCGACGAAGTCCTTTGAGAAGTTGTCTTCTTTTCGGGATCTTCAAACGGAAGTTGAGCTTTCTTTCCGAAAAAGTGAGAAGACTCTGATCGTAATCAAAACCCCGACAAGATTTAAGCCCAAGTTTAAAGATTTCGTAACAGTTTAAAGAACTTACTTCGAACAAGAGTCGGGTCCAGACGATAAAATTAAAATATCGCAGGCGGAGAAAATAAAAAAACCAAGCCTTGTGGACTTGGTTTCTTGGTCACATTTATTTAAAAAATAAATGGCTCAGAAGGAGGGACTCGAACCCCCGACCCAGCGGTTAACAGCCGCTTGCTCTACCGACTGAGCTACTTCTGAACTCGGTGAAGAACTATAATTAGGGCTTTGGGCGTTTCTTGTCAAACAGAAATCGCGCTTAAGGGGACTCCAGCCGCTCCAAAGCCTTGGTTAGCATTGGCGAACTAAAAGGCATCCCTTGGGCTCTAAAAACCGGCACTTTTTCGTTCTGTTCCAGGATTTTTGACTCTCCAGATGAGGTTAAAGCTATTAGACGCTTTTTATAGGCGGCTTCTTCAACACCCTCCGAGGTGAAACCACCCATCATGATTTCACAAACGCCGCTGATTTCTGAAGAACTTGTAAGGGTCTTTTTTAGCTCCCCGGTCAGCGAATAAACCTCAACTTTGACCGTCCCACCCGGGCACCAGTTCAGGGGCCGGTAGTCGCTGCCAATCAAAACCCCAAGAGCGCTTTGCGGATCGGAAAGTTTTTGTTTGAACTCGCGAGTTTGCAAAGCACGGATCGCGTAAAGAACAGCCCCTAAGGAAACAATCATCATCGCGATTTTAAAATAGAAAGAAATCTTCATGACGCTACGTTAACTCGGCGAGTTGAAAGAGGTCTAGTTATAACATGAAGTTTAATGGGAAAGAAAATGGTGCACTCGAGAGGATTCGAACCTCTGACCACATGATTCGTAGTCATGTACTCTATCCAGCTGAGCTACGAGTGCACTGTGAAAGAGACGTATAGATAGACTGCGGTCAGGGAAAAATCAAGCATTCTTGCTAAATTTACAAAAAGAATACGGCCAAGTCCTTGATTAAAGGGCCACCGTATGGCAGTTTGGTTTCTCAGTCGAATTAAACCGACCGCGGAAAGGTGGGTGAGTGGCTGAAACCAAGCGTTTGCTAAACGCTCGTACACTCAAAAGGTGTACCGCGGGTTCAAATCCCGCCCTTTCCGCCATTAGTCTCCTGGCTCGCCTAAACTAGGCCGAGAAAGTTTGGTGTTTAATTTATGCGCCAAAATTTAAATGACTTACCCAAAGATCTTCCTCGACCTACTGATGATGGAAAAACATCGCATCTTACCGGGCTTTCAATTCCGAAAGTTCAACTACCATCTACCC from the Bdellovibrio sp. ArHS genome contains:
- a CDS encoding porin family protein, which codes for MKSFLLCFLCITSCFIFVFSTAHGQTIAQNTFLSTVDQDLAIKSIVLVPTIDNVSGIYSRPVEEELRKILNEDKQWSLANYPADLKLNAALLDERPQDVQKILEAAKSEAALTSKIIRGPRGITITLTLFVGREGLPLLQESLNDYKGFETAEIKNEVRKLFENLKYRMPFRSTILSRRGQQVTLNLGSAYGLKPESRVSVVQIIKVNRHPKLKFMVSTEKEVLGRVKLFKVEPYLSFGYVEMEKEPGVIAVGSKVMPDEFVKYSVPVTTPSGKVLQDISTRPDKEVAFGEDPQEWLPTMPPQFGKIELLAGFSSYTQNSNLQTAGSISGSNNLAPNILVRGEIWLNPEWYVGVLLRQSVFSIDNKLSGSSPGSLNMSMGQYGVNLGYNFLLTSDFFGPKLQIAGGYTNTNFSVDDSTPTAFTTMKYGGFAFSVAGQFPLSEEIPVDIGGKLDFYLNPSLSESKSSGASSDNKINSFSFFVDYKLKTRFKIRGELLLENYTSDFSGTGQRTDPATSTSHKMTTLMSGVQYLF
- the groL gene encoding chaperonin GroEL (60 kDa chaperone family; promotes refolding of misfolded polypeptides especially under stressful conditions; forms two stacked rings of heptamers to form a barrel-shaped 14mer; ends can be capped by GroES; misfolded proteins enter the barrel where they are refolded when GroES binds), coding for MSKVITFSEDARAHILKGVNTLANAVKVTLGPKGRNVVIDKSFGSPLITKDGVTVAKEIELENKFENMGAQMVKEVASKTNDEAGDGTTTATVLAQAIYREGAKLVSAGHNPMSIKRGIDKAVATVIDELKSMAKPVKGSNEVAQVGSISANNDKEIGQMLADAMDKVGKEGVITIEESKTAKTEVTVVEGMQFDRGYLSPYFVTNAERMEAVLENAYVLVYDKKISSMKDMIGILEGVAKQGRQLLIIAEDVEGEALATLVVNKLRGTLHIAAVKAPGFGDRRKAMLEDIAILTGAKVISEDIGRKLEQATVADLGIAKRIVVDKDNTTIIDGSGKKADIQARVATIKSQIDETSSDYDKEKLKERLAKLAGGVAVIHVGAPSEVEMKEKKHRVEDALNATRAAVEEGIVAGGGTALLRASQKVDKTKFSEEESFGATIIKRACEEPIRQISANAGLDGAIVLDRILQNKSATWGFNAYSDEYTDLIKDGVIDPVKVVRCALTNAASVASLMLTTETMIAEAPKKDAPMPAGAPGMGGMGGMGDMM
- the groES gene encoding co-chaperone GroES; its protein translation is MGVRPLHDRILVRRMAEEEKTAGGLFIPDTAKEKPQRGEIIATGKGRITEDGKVLPLEVKVGDKVLFGKYAGTELKLEGDEYLMMREEDILGVFN
- a CDS encoding carbonic anhydrase; translated protein: MKSVLTFLVTILASATVLANDHAVKSVDADTSLRWLQNGNARFTNSKLRKDGQSQNDVHRLSTGQQPHAIVLSCSDSRVPPEVVFDQKLGEIFVVRTAGEALGDNAIGSIEYAVEHLGSKLLVVMGHTSCGAVKAAHSSLDGSSLGTPALDNLVKDIHPRISQFKGKTPSKNFATESWANTEGVAKDLLTRSELIRKKVESGDLRIVSSLYDLESGQVAFKAESTLQTRVPASIEEAKKDSHHTHGRSGATCDKCKAQKTAEPSQAPHAEHSH